The Neovison vison isolate M4711 chromosome 5, ASM_NN_V1, whole genome shotgun sequence genome includes a region encoding these proteins:
- the STAC2 gene encoding SH3 and cysteine-rich domain-containing protein 2 isoform X6, producing the protein MTEMSEKENEPDDAATHTPPGTISALQETKLQRFKRSLSLKTILRSKSVENFFLRSGSELKCPTEVLLTPPTPLPPPSPPPASTEGGVPTPAPSPCPNPRPLAPLKPVRLHSFQEHVFKRASPCELCHQLIVGNSKQGLRCKTCKVSVHLWCSEEISRQQCPGKASSSFRRNFSSPLLVHEPPPACVTSRESPPTGASGKVDPVYETLRYGTSLALMNRSSFSSTSESPTRSLSERDELNEDGEGSIRSSEEAPGDSVFTAPVESEGSGPEEKSPRQQPPKPLLRKDVGPMYSYVALYKFLPQENNDLALQARLATGLASSQPILCSESGQARMFGAAANPSLGTRNRGT; encoded by the exons CTGCAGAGGTTCAAGCGCTCGCTTTCCCTCAAGACCATCCTCCGAAGTAAGAGTGTGGAGAACTTCTTCCTTCGCTCTGGCTCTGAGCTCAAGTGCCCTACTGAGGTGCTGCTGACGCCCCCAACcccactgccccctccctccccaccaccagcaTCTACAGAGGGGGGTGTCCCGACgccggccccctccccctgccccaacccaCGGCCCCTGGCACCACTCAAACCAGTAAGACTGCACAGCTTCCAGGAACATGTCTTCAAGAGAGCTAGCCCCTGTGAGCTATGCCACCAGCTCATTGTGG GAAACTCCAAGCAGGGTTTGCGATGTAAGACGTGCAAAGTGAGTGTCCACCTCTGGTGCTCTGAGGAGATCTCCCGCCAGCAATGCCCAGGCAAGGCG TCCTCCTCCTTCCGTCGCAACTTCAGCTCCCCGCTCCTGGTGCATGAGCCACCCCCCGCCTGTGTCACAAGCAGAGAGTCCCCACCCACTG GGGCCAGTGGCAAGGTAGACCCCGTCTATGAGACCCTGCGCTATGGCACCTCGTTGGCTTTGATGAACCGCTCCAGCTTCAGCAGTACCTCTGAGTCCCCCACGCGGAGCCTG AGTGAGCGGGATGAGCTGAATGAAGATGGGGAAGGCAGCATTCGCAGCTCAGAGGAGGCCCCTGGAGACAGTG TATTCACAGCCCCAGTTGAGAGTGAAGGGTCAGGACCGGAGGAGAAGAGCCCCAGACAACAG CCCCCCAAACCCCTTCTGCGGAAGGACGTGGGACCCATGTACTCCTACGTCGCGCTCTACAAGTTTCTGCCCCAAGAGAACAACGACCTGGCTCTGCA GGCAAGATTGGCGACCGGGTTGGCTTCTTCCCAGCCAATTTTGTGCAGCGAGTCAGGCCAGGCGAGAATGTTTGGCGCTGCTGCCAACCCTTCTCTGGGAACAAGGAACAGGGGTACATGA
- the STAC2 gene encoding SH3 and cysteine-rich domain-containing protein 2 isoform X1 codes for MTEMSEKENEPDDAATHTPPGTISALQETKLQRFKRSLSLKTILRSKSVENFFLRSGSELKCPTEVLLTPPTPLPPPSPPPASTEGGVPTPAPSPCPNPRPLAPLKPVRLHSFQEHVFKRASPCELCHQLIVGNSKQGLRCKTCKVSVHLWCSEEISRQQCPGKASSSFRRNFSSPLLVHEPPPACVTSRESPPTGASGKVDPVYETLRYGTSLALMNRSSFSSTSESPTRSLSERDELNEDGEGSIRSSEEAPGDSVFTAPVESEGSGPEEKSPRQQPPKPLLRKDVGPMYSYVALYKFLPQENNDLALQPGDRIMLVDDSNEDWWKGKIGDRVGFFPANFVQRVRPGENVWRCCQPFSGNKEQGYMSLKENQVSSWAPQQLERWAGKGHQGQHECPGGGHLQPGSGEEGGLGRQDCRALLSSPAGDWGWWPTQAGG; via the exons CTGCAGAGGTTCAAGCGCTCGCTTTCCCTCAAGACCATCCTCCGAAGTAAGAGTGTGGAGAACTTCTTCCTTCGCTCTGGCTCTGAGCTCAAGTGCCCTACTGAGGTGCTGCTGACGCCCCCAACcccactgccccctccctccccaccaccagcaTCTACAGAGGGGGGTGTCCCGACgccggccccctccccctgccccaacccaCGGCCCCTGGCACCACTCAAACCAGTAAGACTGCACAGCTTCCAGGAACATGTCTTCAAGAGAGCTAGCCCCTGTGAGCTATGCCACCAGCTCATTGTGG GAAACTCCAAGCAGGGTTTGCGATGTAAGACGTGCAAAGTGAGTGTCCACCTCTGGTGCTCTGAGGAGATCTCCCGCCAGCAATGCCCAGGCAAGGCG TCCTCCTCCTTCCGTCGCAACTTCAGCTCCCCGCTCCTGGTGCATGAGCCACCCCCCGCCTGTGTCACAAGCAGAGAGTCCCCACCCACTG GGGCCAGTGGCAAGGTAGACCCCGTCTATGAGACCCTGCGCTATGGCACCTCGTTGGCTTTGATGAACCGCTCCAGCTTCAGCAGTACCTCTGAGTCCCCCACGCGGAGCCTG AGTGAGCGGGATGAGCTGAATGAAGATGGGGAAGGCAGCATTCGCAGCTCAGAGGAGGCCCCTGGAGACAGTG TATTCACAGCCCCAGTTGAGAGTGAAGGGTCAGGACCGGAGGAGAAGAGCCCCAGACAACAG CCCCCCAAACCCCTTCTGCGGAAGGACGTGGGACCCATGTACTCCTACGTCGCGCTCTACAAGTTTCTGCCCCAAGAGAACAACGACCTGGCTCTGCA GCCTGGGGACCGGATCATGCTGGTGGATGACTCTAACGAGGACTGGTGGAAG GGCAAGATTGGCGACCGGGTTGGCTTCTTCCCAGCCAATTTTGTGCAGCGAGTCAGGCCAGGCGAGAATGTTTGGCGCTGCTGCCAACCCTTCTCTGGGAACAAGGAACAGGGGTACATGAGCCTCAAGGAGAACCAGGTGAGTTCCTGGGCCCCGCAGCAGCTGGAGAGGTGGGCAGGAAAGGGGCACCAGGGGCAGCATGAATGCCCTGGAGGAGGACACCTCCAGCCTggcagtggggaggaaggagggttaGGAAGGCAGGACTGCAGGGCCCTCCTGTCATCTCCTGCTGGGGACTGGGGCTGGTGGCCAACACAGGCAGGGGGCTGA
- the STAC2 gene encoding SH3 and cysteine-rich domain-containing protein 2 isoform X2 translates to MTEMSEKENEPDDAATHTPPGTISALQETKLQRFKRSLSLKTILRSKSVENFFLRSGSELKCPTEVLLTPPTPLPPPSPPPASTEGGVPTPAPSPCPNPRPLAPLKPVRLHSFQEHVFKRASPCELCHQLIVGNSKQGLRCKTCKVSVHLWCSEEISRQQCPGKASSSFRRNFSSPLLVHEPPPACVTSRESPPTGASGKVDPVYETLRYGTSLALMNRSSFSSTSESPTRSLSERDELNEDGEGSIRSSEEAPGDSVFTAPVESEGSGPEEKSPRQQPPKPLLRKDVGPMYSYVALYKFLPQENNDLALQPGDRIMLVDDSNEDWWKGKIGDRVGFFPANFVQRVRPGENVWRCCQPFSGNKEQGYMSLKENQQRQEAGLGASRRPDRDLRGAKRTQMPPCPCLALASGPGGEKASALCLFPRGHSPGLGSLLH, encoded by the exons CTGCAGAGGTTCAAGCGCTCGCTTTCCCTCAAGACCATCCTCCGAAGTAAGAGTGTGGAGAACTTCTTCCTTCGCTCTGGCTCTGAGCTCAAGTGCCCTACTGAGGTGCTGCTGACGCCCCCAACcccactgccccctccctccccaccaccagcaTCTACAGAGGGGGGTGTCCCGACgccggccccctccccctgccccaacccaCGGCCCCTGGCACCACTCAAACCAGTAAGACTGCACAGCTTCCAGGAACATGTCTTCAAGAGAGCTAGCCCCTGTGAGCTATGCCACCAGCTCATTGTGG GAAACTCCAAGCAGGGTTTGCGATGTAAGACGTGCAAAGTGAGTGTCCACCTCTGGTGCTCTGAGGAGATCTCCCGCCAGCAATGCCCAGGCAAGGCG TCCTCCTCCTTCCGTCGCAACTTCAGCTCCCCGCTCCTGGTGCATGAGCCACCCCCCGCCTGTGTCACAAGCAGAGAGTCCCCACCCACTG GGGCCAGTGGCAAGGTAGACCCCGTCTATGAGACCCTGCGCTATGGCACCTCGTTGGCTTTGATGAACCGCTCCAGCTTCAGCAGTACCTCTGAGTCCCCCACGCGGAGCCTG AGTGAGCGGGATGAGCTGAATGAAGATGGGGAAGGCAGCATTCGCAGCTCAGAGGAGGCCCCTGGAGACAGTG TATTCACAGCCCCAGTTGAGAGTGAAGGGTCAGGACCGGAGGAGAAGAGCCCCAGACAACAG CCCCCCAAACCCCTTCTGCGGAAGGACGTGGGACCCATGTACTCCTACGTCGCGCTCTACAAGTTTCTGCCCCAAGAGAACAACGACCTGGCTCTGCA GCCTGGGGACCGGATCATGCTGGTGGATGACTCTAACGAGGACTGGTGGAAG GGCAAGATTGGCGACCGGGTTGGCTTCTTCCCAGCCAATTTTGTGCAGCGAGTCAGGCCAGGCGAGAATGTTTGGCGCTGCTGCCAACCCTTCTCTGGGAACAAGGAACAGGGGTACATGAGCCTCAAGGAGAACCAG CAGCGGCAAGAAGCGGGGCTTGGTGCCAGCCGACGCCCTGACCGAGATCTGAGAGGAGCCAAGAGAACCCAGATGCCACCCTGCCCATGCCTGGCCCTTGCTTCTGGCCCTGGAGGGGAAAAGGCATctgccctctgcctctttcctagGGGCCACTCCCCGGGACTTGGGAGCCTTCTGCACTGA
- the STAC2 gene encoding SH3 and cysteine-rich domain-containing protein 2 isoform X3, which produces MTEMSEKENEPDDAATHTPPGTISALQETKLQRFKRSLSLKTILRSKSVENFFLRSGSELKCPTEVLLTPPTPLPPPSPPPASTEGGVPTPAPSPCPNPRPLAPLKPVRLHSFQEHVFKRASPCELCHQLIVGNSKQGLRCKTCKVSVHLWCSEEISRQQCPGKASSSFRRNFSSPLLVHEPPPACVTSRESPPTGASGKVDPVYETLRYGTSLALMNRSSFSSTSESPTRSLSERDELNEDGEGSIRSSEEAPGDSVFTAPVESEGSGPEEKSPRQQPPKPLLRKDVGPMYSYVALYKFLPQENNDLALQPGDRIMLVDDSNEDWWKGKIGDRVGFFPANFVQRVRPGENVWRCCQPFSGNKEQGYMSLKENQICVGVGRSKDADGFIRVSSGKKRGLVPADALTEI; this is translated from the exons CTGCAGAGGTTCAAGCGCTCGCTTTCCCTCAAGACCATCCTCCGAAGTAAGAGTGTGGAGAACTTCTTCCTTCGCTCTGGCTCTGAGCTCAAGTGCCCTACTGAGGTGCTGCTGACGCCCCCAACcccactgccccctccctccccaccaccagcaTCTACAGAGGGGGGTGTCCCGACgccggccccctccccctgccccaacccaCGGCCCCTGGCACCACTCAAACCAGTAAGACTGCACAGCTTCCAGGAACATGTCTTCAAGAGAGCTAGCCCCTGTGAGCTATGCCACCAGCTCATTGTGG GAAACTCCAAGCAGGGTTTGCGATGTAAGACGTGCAAAGTGAGTGTCCACCTCTGGTGCTCTGAGGAGATCTCCCGCCAGCAATGCCCAGGCAAGGCG TCCTCCTCCTTCCGTCGCAACTTCAGCTCCCCGCTCCTGGTGCATGAGCCACCCCCCGCCTGTGTCACAAGCAGAGAGTCCCCACCCACTG GGGCCAGTGGCAAGGTAGACCCCGTCTATGAGACCCTGCGCTATGGCACCTCGTTGGCTTTGATGAACCGCTCCAGCTTCAGCAGTACCTCTGAGTCCCCCACGCGGAGCCTG AGTGAGCGGGATGAGCTGAATGAAGATGGGGAAGGCAGCATTCGCAGCTCAGAGGAGGCCCCTGGAGACAGTG TATTCACAGCCCCAGTTGAGAGTGAAGGGTCAGGACCGGAGGAGAAGAGCCCCAGACAACAG CCCCCCAAACCCCTTCTGCGGAAGGACGTGGGACCCATGTACTCCTACGTCGCGCTCTACAAGTTTCTGCCCCAAGAGAACAACGACCTGGCTCTGCA GCCTGGGGACCGGATCATGCTGGTGGATGACTCTAACGAGGACTGGTGGAAG GGCAAGATTGGCGACCGGGTTGGCTTCTTCCCAGCCAATTTTGTGCAGCGAGTCAGGCCAGGCGAGAATGTTTGGCGCTGCTGCCAACCCTTCTCTGGGAACAAGGAACAGGGGTACATGAGCCTCAAGGAGAACCAG ATCTGTGTGGGCGTGGGCAGGAGCAAGGATGCTGACGGCTTCATCCGCGTCAGCAGCGGCAAGAAGCGGGGCTTGGTGCCAGCCGACGCCCTGACCGAGATCTGA
- the STAC2 gene encoding SH3 and cysteine-rich domain-containing protein 2 isoform X4 — protein sequence MTEMSEKENEPDDAATHTPPGTISALQETKLQRFKRSLSLKTILRSKSVENFFLRSGSELKCPTEVLLTPPTPLPPPSPPPASTEGGVPTPAPSPCPNPRPLAPLKPVRLHSFQEHVFKRASPCELCHQLIVGNSKQGLRCKTCKVSVHLWCSEEISRQQCPGKASSSFRRNFSSPLLVHEPPPACVTSRESPPTGASGKVDPVYETLRYGTSLALMNRSSFSSTSESPTRSLSERDELNEDGEGSIRSSEEAPGDSVFTAPVESEGSGPEEKSPRQQPPKPLLRKDVGPMYSYVALYKFLPQENNDLALQPGDRIMLVDDSNEDWWKGKIGDRVGFFPANFVQRVRPGENVWRCCQPFSGNKEQGYMSLKENQEQGC from the exons CTGCAGAGGTTCAAGCGCTCGCTTTCCCTCAAGACCATCCTCCGAAGTAAGAGTGTGGAGAACTTCTTCCTTCGCTCTGGCTCTGAGCTCAAGTGCCCTACTGAGGTGCTGCTGACGCCCCCAACcccactgccccctccctccccaccaccagcaTCTACAGAGGGGGGTGTCCCGACgccggccccctccccctgccccaacccaCGGCCCCTGGCACCACTCAAACCAGTAAGACTGCACAGCTTCCAGGAACATGTCTTCAAGAGAGCTAGCCCCTGTGAGCTATGCCACCAGCTCATTGTGG GAAACTCCAAGCAGGGTTTGCGATGTAAGACGTGCAAAGTGAGTGTCCACCTCTGGTGCTCTGAGGAGATCTCCCGCCAGCAATGCCCAGGCAAGGCG TCCTCCTCCTTCCGTCGCAACTTCAGCTCCCCGCTCCTGGTGCATGAGCCACCCCCCGCCTGTGTCACAAGCAGAGAGTCCCCACCCACTG GGGCCAGTGGCAAGGTAGACCCCGTCTATGAGACCCTGCGCTATGGCACCTCGTTGGCTTTGATGAACCGCTCCAGCTTCAGCAGTACCTCTGAGTCCCCCACGCGGAGCCTG AGTGAGCGGGATGAGCTGAATGAAGATGGGGAAGGCAGCATTCGCAGCTCAGAGGAGGCCCCTGGAGACAGTG TATTCACAGCCCCAGTTGAGAGTGAAGGGTCAGGACCGGAGGAGAAGAGCCCCAGACAACAG CCCCCCAAACCCCTTCTGCGGAAGGACGTGGGACCCATGTACTCCTACGTCGCGCTCTACAAGTTTCTGCCCCAAGAGAACAACGACCTGGCTCTGCA GCCTGGGGACCGGATCATGCTGGTGGATGACTCTAACGAGGACTGGTGGAAG GGCAAGATTGGCGACCGGGTTGGCTTCTTCCCAGCCAATTTTGTGCAGCGAGTCAGGCCAGGCGAGAATGTTTGGCGCTGCTGCCAACCCTTCTCTGGGAACAAGGAACAGGGGTACATGAGCCTCAAGGAGAACCAG GAGCAAGGATGCTGA
- the STAC2 gene encoding SH3 and cysteine-rich domain-containing protein 2 isoform X5: protein MTEMSEKENEPDDAATHTPPGTISALQETKLQRFKRSLSLKTILRSKSVENFFLRSGSELKCPTEVLLTPPTPLPPPSPPPASTEGGVPTPAPSPCPNPRPLAPLKPVRLHSFQEHVFKRASPCELCHQLIVGNSKQGLRCKTCKVSVHLWCSEEISRQQCPGKASSSFRRNFSSPLLVHEPPPACVTSRESPPTGASGKVDPVYETLRYGTSLALMNRSSFSSTSESPTRSLSERDELNEDGEGSIRSSEEAPGDSVFTAPVESEGSGPEEKSPRQQPPKPLLRKDVGPMYSYVALYKFLPQENNDLALHSVLPGLGTGSCWWMTLTRTGGRARLATGLASSQPILCSESGQARMFGAAANPSLGTRNRGT, encoded by the exons CTGCAGAGGTTCAAGCGCTCGCTTTCCCTCAAGACCATCCTCCGAAGTAAGAGTGTGGAGAACTTCTTCCTTCGCTCTGGCTCTGAGCTCAAGTGCCCTACTGAGGTGCTGCTGACGCCCCCAACcccactgccccctccctccccaccaccagcaTCTACAGAGGGGGGTGTCCCGACgccggccccctccccctgccccaacccaCGGCCCCTGGCACCACTCAAACCAGTAAGACTGCACAGCTTCCAGGAACATGTCTTCAAGAGAGCTAGCCCCTGTGAGCTATGCCACCAGCTCATTGTGG GAAACTCCAAGCAGGGTTTGCGATGTAAGACGTGCAAAGTGAGTGTCCACCTCTGGTGCTCTGAGGAGATCTCCCGCCAGCAATGCCCAGGCAAGGCG TCCTCCTCCTTCCGTCGCAACTTCAGCTCCCCGCTCCTGGTGCATGAGCCACCCCCCGCCTGTGTCACAAGCAGAGAGTCCCCACCCACTG GGGCCAGTGGCAAGGTAGACCCCGTCTATGAGACCCTGCGCTATGGCACCTCGTTGGCTTTGATGAACCGCTCCAGCTTCAGCAGTACCTCTGAGTCCCCCACGCGGAGCCTG AGTGAGCGGGATGAGCTGAATGAAGATGGGGAAGGCAGCATTCGCAGCTCAGAGGAGGCCCCTGGAGACAGTG TATTCACAGCCCCAGTTGAGAGTGAAGGGTCAGGACCGGAGGAGAAGAGCCCCAGACAACAG CCCCCCAAACCCCTTCTGCGGAAGGACGTGGGACCCATGTACTCCTACGTCGCGCTCTACAAGTTTCTGCCCCAAGAGAACAACGACCTGGCTCTGCA CTCTGTCCTCCCAGGCCTGGGGACCGGATCATGCTGGTGGATGACTCTAACGAGGACTGGTGGAAG GGCAAGATTGGCGACCGGGTTGGCTTCTTCCCAGCCAATTTTGTGCAGCGAGTCAGGCCAGGCGAGAATGTTTGGCGCTGCTGCCAACCCTTCTCTGGGAACAAGGAACAGGGGTACATGA